Genomic DNA from Solanum pennellii chromosome 3, SPENNV200:
ACCGATAATTTCTTCGTTCTTTTTTCTTGCGTGGACATTTTACTTTCACAAATATATGTTAAAACACCTACAATAAGAAGAGGAGACTATTAACGAAGTTCGTTACGATTCTGAGCATCTATAGTTGTTTAATAAGTTTTTGCTGTTGGATATAGAGTTTGTAACAAACACTTTTACGAGGAATTCTCATCTCTCCAGCCAACACACTGTGCAATGTATATCTAGTTCTTGCATTTTTTAAGCAGACCGCAATATCACTACTAATGTGTGATAATTGTTGGATTTTTACCCTATGTTTCAATGCCATATAGGTGTTGATAATTGCTGAGACTGATGACTTCAAGAAACTTGTTGAACCTTTGCAAGACGTTGCAAGAAAGTTCAAATCAAAGGTTTCTCTCTTGTCTGGATCTAGTGAAGCAGATTTTTCTTCCTTTCTGATTCGTGTAATTGACATCTGCCTTTCAATTGCAGATAATGTTCATATTTGTAGATATTAGAGAGGAAAATCTTGCAAAGCCCTTCCTAAGTATGGTTGGTCTAGAAGAATCAAAAGACTCTGTGGTTAGTTTTTCATGAAGTATTTTTCAACTTCTCGATATTagatatttattaagttttgcTCAGACAACCCTTCCTTTGTGTGGATGCACAGGTAGTATCTTTCAACTACAGTAGCAGCTTGAAGTACTTGTTGGAGTCAGATACCACGCCAACAAGCATAAAAGTATCAATATTTCTCTAATTGCGTTATCTTTCTAAGTTTcttcaaattatgatttgaaATTCACAGTGCGGATTGATTTCTGCAGGAATTTTGTTCAGGTCTTCTGAGTGGAACTGTGTCACCTTACTACAAATCACAGCCAATTCCTGATAACGTAATTCTTTTAACAATAATTCTCATGATGTCAGTTTATGTTTTGGCAATTAGGAAAACATTATTTGCAGTTCTTTAGCTTGCCTAATTTTAAGTTACAATAGTAGTATAGCTTGTATCTGGCATAACCACCTGGTAATTTCCCTAATAACTGACAGAAAGATTCTCTGGATTTACAGAGAGTGTATCACATCATACTCGTTATAGTATCTCAACAAGCTTTCTTGTGTTACACTATATATGTTGTCTGAGCACAAGCTTTACTAGTTCTGATCAGAATTTCTGCTGTAGCATCAATCTATCTACATGCTCTGGAACTTCCTTTAGTGCCATAACATACTTTGTGGTCTGTCTCATCTCTGCCCCAGAAGATTTTGATATGTTGATTGATCAAGTTCTGTGCTTGTCTCATAATTTCTACTACAGATGCAGCTTATGTTTTTTGATCTGATCCTTTTTGCTTGACATTAGCTGAGGAAAAGTTGTaaatttgatatacttatgCTTATACAAGAAAGTTGTATTAACTCTAAAGTACCTTTGCTCTGTAATTGCAGAAGAACATGAGCATTCTGACAGTTGTTGGTAAGACCTTTGATGAATTGATCCTGAACAGTCCCGAAAACATTCTTCTAGAGGTTTGTCTTGTTTTACACAGATCAGACACTTTTGAAACTTCAATCTCATTTTCTCAAGTGTTTGTTAGTGTTCTTGAGCATTTGGTATATGAATTAAATGCGgaggaaaaattacatattttttccTTTGTTGAGGAACTCACAATAAACGTTCTGCGTAAGGCTGACAGTTTCTTCATAATAATGTATCTTTACTCATGTTCTGAAGATATACACACCATGGTGCATAACTTGTGAAACCACAAGCAAGCAAACGGAGAAGTTGGCCAAGCATTTCAAAGGTTTGGATAACTTGATCTTTGCAAGGATAGATGCTTCCCTAAATGAACACCCGAAATTACAGGTGAAGATACAAAAAACTTTACTCTTTTGATTTAACTTGATATAGTGCTCAGATCCTTAATGCTTTTGATGAAAAACTTCGTGTCGGAATATTTGTCCAGAAAACAGTAAGTTACCAACAACTAGGCCTCGGTGCCGAACAAGTTAGGGTCAGCTAAATGAATCTTCATTATTCATGGTTCTCCAATTAAATTCATCTCAAACCAACATTATGCAGAATATGCATTAAGTTACGACTCCGTTTAGCATCCTTATAGATATATGACATAAGGTCGAGTTTTCCTCCATGGAGAAAAGGATTGAGTTCAGAGGAAGGAATCAATAGACAATTCCCAGAAAGGTATGTCAAATTACAAACCTTTTCATCCACCACTAACAAAAAACTCGACGGATGTTCTGTGATACACAATTCTGGTAATGAGGTGTTTTTCGCCAGATATGTGCTTTCATCAAAAACCTGAGATCAATATCTTCAGATTATTTGACTCTGGATTATGTTTTTGACACACAACATCATCTTTAGAAATTCACCTTAGAGATCCAGATAAGGGGCAGGAACCAGTCTCCTCTGTTAGAAGTTCCTTCCTTTCCATCAGTTCAGAAGATTCTGCCATCAAACTCTTCTAGACTCTTTTTGTGTCCACTGCATGGATTCTCCTCGTAGCCAACAACAGATGTGCCTAATTGAACTCTGTTACATTATTTGTACCTTGAAATAGTCTCGCACCAGTTctatcattatttatttgtgcTATAGAAACAGTTGAATTGTATCATGAGTAGCATAAACCGCAAAGAGAGTATCCCATTTTTATGCTTATGATGGGAGATGTATAGTATCTTAAGATTCTGATAGTTATTAATACTGAATTTGCTCTTACCAACATCCAGGTTGATGACTATCCAACTCTTCTCTTCTACTTAGCAGATGACAAGACTAATCCAGTAAGTTATAATGATTAATACAATTTGATACTTTCTATTTTCCTTGACCCTTTTTAATGGGTTTCCATGTTGAATTTTCTTATGTAGATACCACTTCCTACAAAATCAAGCACAAAAGAATTGGCTGCTCTCATCAACAAGAATTTGAAAGAACACAGTCTTGAAATTAGAGATGAACTATAGGGAAACAGTTTCATGCAGGGACAAGCTAATTGTTTGAAGACGAGGAGAATACATCATATATATGATACCTGCCGGTTATATGAGTAGATATTTCAGAGAGTTGAGATAGAGGTCCACAGTTGAGTAAACTAGTTGTATCATCTACAAAATTAACTGTATTGACACGAACATTTCTGTAACCCCAGCCATAACCTGAATTTGAATACATAGTATACTACTACAAGTATTTGGAGCATATTGTATGATTTAAAATGTTGGGATTACATCACATGTTGATGCTTATATTTAGTGCTCAATCAACTCTGAGTTGAATAACAAGTTAAGTTTGCATGTGTTTTGGAATTAAAGATAACAATCCCATCAATTCATCGCGCATGTTTGGGGTAGTTCCACTTGATTGTTTCCTTTGTAACCCACTTACCTAACTAATCCAAATTCACATCGCAGAGCAATAAATAGGGAAGCTGTGTGTCAAGAAATCGATATCTTTGGTTAGCAGTTGAGAGCCTTCATCAATCATAGACAAGCATTTACAATTACTGCAAATTGGCTCCGTCAATGTGAACAATCGATTTTAAGTTGTGTACACATCAAATACAATTTACATTTATAATGCCCAAGTTGATTTCCTGAAGCTGACAATCATAATGACAGAATACATgaaatgaattcaaatttttttcctaaGGATTATATGCACATATATTATCAAACCCCATCTGTTGTCCTTCCTCGATCTTTCTAATCGTGTCTGCTATGCCAAATCCACCTGCAGATATTAGCAGATGAATGAGCAAATGATCAAAAGTAGTGAATGCTTCCacttacacaaaaaaaaaactgagtgaaaatatgaagaaacttGCCTAATGATATTGCGCTCACAAAGATTGTGAGGGCCAAAATGAAGATAATCACAGATGCTCTACCAACTATGCTAATTATTCTTCGTACAACATGCTGTCCTACTAAAGCTGCAATACTGGCCACGGCAATAAAATACAGTGCTGAAACATAGCCAGAGAAAATAAAGCATGTTAGCAAGCAAGTAAACGGATTCCCAGGTTTCTTCATTATCGATCATTACTACGAGCTTAGAATGTAATTGCTCGAATACCACCTATCTATGAAGGTAACTTCAAAGCATCGTTCTTACCATATGGAACTGGAAAACGTCCTAGCAAGTAATATTGTATGACGGACATGGAGGAGGAAAATATCATCACAAAAGCAGCAGTAGCACTTGATACCTACATTTATACTAGCTGTGTGAGTCCCTCTTTAAGAAATTACTAACTGTTTGATTTAGGAAGTCAAAGATACTATTTTCTCTTCAATCAGAGGGAACTAATGGAATTAAAAAAGATGAAATGCACCTGAGGAGGAATCCCTAGCTCCAGAAACAATGGACCCAAAATGAATCCACCGCCAAGACCTAGTAGACCACCAACTATACCAGCCAAAATGCCGCAGCAACAGTAAAGAATCAACTGATGCACTTTCCATGAGATTAATGCTTCTCCACTCGAAAGAATCACCCTTGATCCCTTGTACAAACAAACAGCTTCATATGCAGAAGCTCCAACAGCGATGGGGAGCTGAAATGTAGGATAAACAGAAATTTTAACTTAGTTAGTCAAAACTCTCTTTTTAAGTGAAGATTTGGCTCATTCGACACGACCAGAAAGCAGGGGTCAGTTAcaaattatcaatttataaCCACATAAGCTTAGATCACATAacttataatttaattcttcTCTGTCGAATGACATTGATAAGATTGATGGGATTTGCATGTGAATGAGAAGGAGGGGCGAATTACTTACTCTGAGAAACAGTTCCGTTTACATCTAAATAACAATTAACTACCTGCAAGAGGCTTAGGGTCCAATATGTCGTGGAGCAAGTTGGGGCATAATTCTGTATATAAGAAAGGCTCTCCAAATCAGTTAAGGTAATATTGCATGAAAGCACAGAATGtaatcatcaacatgtaaaagTAACAAAACCATGAACCTTGGAGACATGTAGAAATAGGATTATGATCCAGACAGCAATAAGTCTGGCGGTATCCTTCCAGTACATATTGTCAAATATTGAGACCTGGAGTAGCTCAAGAAATCAGCATTGAAGAAATGTCACATCCAAATTCaggaaaaaatataaactagGATATTGTTTATAAGGAGTAGAGTAGATTGCGATGGACAGAAAAGTTTAGTGTGTGAAATAATTTGTGACACGGAGAGTATTAAGTACCTCCTTTGCTTTATAAACTTCATTTGAAAAAGTAGAATCATTTTTTGGACCTCCAGGTATAAGCTTGTACGCAACTTCTTCAACACCAGCATCTGATTTCAGTTTTAGAATATTACACAGATTTTCAAATATCCCTGTTGAGGTGTAGAAGATAGAGAATATCGGCACTCACCATTAGATGTCAAGCGCCTAGCTGCTTCCTGGACACGAAAGAAATATAGATGTATTACGAGTATATACTAAAAGACATTCTTGTCTTGTTCTCTACAATCACAGAAAGGACCAGAGACAACCTTTTTAATAATAGTTTCTTTCCTCCATGTCTCGACGCCCTTGAAGAATGCCTTGGTTGATGCAGCTAAGAGTCCCACAACCAATCAGAATACATACtgacaaaacaaacaaaattgtaGCTGAAAATAGCAGTTACCTAAGAAAAGAATGATCAATAAGATTGTAACCATCCACTCAGCAAAAAGTACGTTTAGTACAACACCAACACTGATCCCCAATAACAACATTGGTTGGAAAAGAAGAGCTAGATCATAATCAATGATGGGCAGGTCAAGTGATGGATGCCTCAGCTTAAGACAGTAGTAGACAGTTGCACACGCTGCACCAGTGATCATACCTTCGAGAAAAGCAAAGAATGGCGTAAAGCATGGAGATAATGATGCTGCAAAATGTGTTTATTCTAGGAAATACAAAAGGATGAAGGAAATTTTGGGAATCCTCTCAGAAGGCCACAACAAAGACTCGAGCTACTAAAAGACACAATATTTGCAAGCACTTAGGAGTATATCAAACGAGAAGTTTGACCTCTTAAAATCAAGTTTCAAATACAAATGTGTGTGAAACTAATAAGATTATAAATGAACTCTTACATTTTGATATTGCAGTTGATGTTTTTGGATCAAATCCAATAATCAAAGTAAGCATGGGGACAAAGATACCCCCTCCCCCGACACCTCCTACACTCCCAAAAGCAGCACCAAAGAATCCAATTACTGAACCAACAATCAGCCTCCACCCAAATTCCAGTTCCTGCATTGCATAAAACTCTTCATTGACAACATCCACTTCATTACATCAACATCTTGCCCAAAACTCaaacagacaaaaaaaaataacaacgtTTAAGCCAGTCAATCGTCACAGAGGTGGTGCCGCTTATGCATTATTGGTTCAACTCAACCCATTTTCGACACAAAACATGGATATATATGCAAAAAATCTCGTAAGATTTTAATAAGTACTCCTTTTAGTTTTGAATTGCGCCCAATGGTGTGGTCTAGTGGTCAATGAGGTGTGTCGAGAACAATGAGGTACCTGGTTCAAACTAGCCTTGGTGGATAGAGATACCTTTAACATGATGCTTGTGGGAGTTCGCAGTTAGCTCGTGGAATTAGTCAAaggtaaaaaaagaaattgaagcCATAATTTGAGAACTACAATAAGTAAGGTgctaaaaaactttaaaattcgAACTTTTCATGTTTAAACTTTGGATCCATCTATGAATCATCAAATCAGCTATCATTTGATATCATAAATATGCCATAAATAGTAAAAAACTGTTGTATAGGTAAGAATTTTAACTTACAGGCCAAACATGGTGGTAATGAATCTCACTCTTTCTCCAAAGAATATTGAACAGATCAAATAAGTAACTTGACTCATAGCTATGAGTTGTTCCATTGTTGCTCAAAGTGGTCTCATATGGAACTTGCTCCCCAGACACAACAATAGCTAAAGCTAGAAAAACCAAACCACTCACAGCAACTGTAAATTTTCTCAAACCCTCCAATTTAAATCCAGTTTTAGCCATCAATTTCTGAGTCCCCACCTTTTCACTCTTCTAAGATAgacaataataaatattgacCAAGTCAGAAACCTGGAAAATAAGCTCAAACTGGAAACAAGAATTACAAaagtaaatacaaaaaaaaaatgcaactttATGAGTTGAGagttgaaaatattaatatagagGAGATAGGTACTCGCAAGTCGCACAACAACTGAAGGTACACTTTTGCTTTTTCAAAACGTTTGAAATCAGCTTGCTTCAGCTCTTTAATGGCATTTTTGACTCTgcctttcattatttttctcgCACTTGACCATAGTTGTCTTTCTTTGTTAACAACTGATGACTCCTTTCTTATCTGTGGAGTCAGAAATTTTACGAAGGATAATTTATTACAAGGAATAAGGTTAATGtataaatttagttatttatcaTGACactataaaataatgaaataaataagctttaaactaattaaatctcTATCCTTGTATTAAATGACACTTACAAATCTCTTGAGTAAATAAAAAGCTAGTTAAGTTCAATATCTActtacaaatattataaaattattagcTTTAGTCTTATACGAATAGTAAAAGAAATCTGAATAAACTTTTTCTATCCTACCTTCAtctccctctctttctctcAGCGTTTTCCTCAAAAGTtctttttactattaattatcTTTTGATTGATACAGACATAAACTTATATGTAGAAATTCGTGATACACTCACATAATTGAGTTTATTGTTATCATTTAGAACCTGACATAGTAATAGTACtctaataattttgaatgtagATGTAGGGTTGGGTTATCAATGATTTAGGTATATGTTAGATAAGAAGATGTGACATAGTGTAGCAATAAAAAGTCATCCCTCGTACATTTATGTAATGTCATCACTAATTACTACTACCATTAACTATTTGTATCTGTAATGTTGCTCAGTTGTAGTAATACACATTTGGAGGgggaaaaaaagttaaaaaattcaACAGTACATTAGATAGTaaagaattttgaattattagaTTAGAGTTTATAAAGTTGGGAATTGGGGCATAGGTCACTGTTATACGTTTACGTGGTGATATAAAGTCAACAATTTGTATCAGTTAAATCCAACTCGACAAGATTCATATGGCCCATCTTCACTATTTAATTTTCCATGTGTGACTTGAGATCTTACTTGTGTGGTTGCAACACATATGAATGAGTCactataattaatttaataaaataacgTGTTCCATCATTTTCCTACTTCATTGGACAAACAAGAATTGACACTGACTATCGTAGATTGATAATCAGAGTAACCTTAGCTTAATTCTTTGTTATTGAAAAGATGCATATGGATGTTACAATTGCCACAGTATTAATAAAGTCGTGCTAGGGGGTCAAGATTATGTTTACTTCTCATTTATGATATCTGGCTTAGTTTTcatttatgatgatgtttacgTTGTGTTGTGTGAGTTCCAGGAAGCAAGCGTCGCAAACGGTTGATAGGCCAGCTCGATCGGTAAAAAAGGAGATGATATCAACGCAGGAGGCTCGTAAACGCTACATAATGACAAGTTTGATCTCTTTTCTCTACATGAACTTTTTCTTATGTAAACCTAATGTGTTATCTAGGTCTTTTTAACTAACCCACTAAAAATCGCCTTTATTGCGATAAAATTTCGTCAACCAGTCGAGACCAATTTAAACATAGATAATATGTATCCACATTTTGGATCAAAATGGGCTAAATATTTATAGTACAAATAGGTATATTCGTTTAAATATAATGATAGTATtgttaaattcatcaataagATATGGTGAAAAGTCTCCTTTAATTGACCAATTTGGTGTGGTGTGATAGTTCTGCCTACTAGTAAACATTAAAGAGTCATCAACATGTAACACCTAAACCAAACCCAACAAACTGAATCATGGCATCTGACCTCAACTCCAAATTCAATTTATAGAAACGACTTCTTTTATTTAATGCCAAACTTTAATGTCTCAGCTACCACATCTTAGTGGAAATAAATTCGATGATCTGCAAATTgaacagaaaaaaaatgatatttccgAATATCTTAAGGtgtaaaaatcaaaatatctttgaaaaaaGAACATAGACTAAAAATACGATTACACCAATCACATCAGTTAAACTTCAAATAGACAATGTTTTAGTACTAGTAGAATAATTATTCAAAGAAATTTACAAGATATGCAGCAAAACTAGAATTGCTCATACAAAACCTTCAACTAGAGTTGGCTTCTCACTTTCTTCctcttcctttttcttaattttccccCCTTTGTCTCCAATCTCCAAACCCTGCAGTCCATCCACACAAGATTGACCTCCTTCCGGAAGAGATGATCCACCCACCAAGTCACCGCCCTCTTCCGGATCCTTATTGTCAGCCACCACGTCGCTCGTTACTTCCGGCACTTCACCGCCGCCGCCCTTCTCCGTAACACATTTTCCGGGAATGTTGTCAATACCCTCCGTCATTCCTACAAGAGCATCCTTAGTAGAATCCTCGATTGGCGAAGGAGTTTTCACACACTGGCCTTCGAATTCGTCTTCGTCATCCGTTAGCGGAATCATAGATCGTACGGCGGTGGCAGCTTTGAAAA
This window encodes:
- the LOC107012827 gene encoding uncharacterized protein LOC107012827; protein product: MELTKESESLLDKIRPPLLEDAGLEDCALPPELIKEAFFKAATAVRSMIPLTDDEDEFEGQCVKTPSPIEDSTKDALVGMTEGIDNIPGKCVTEKGGGGEVPEVTSDVVADNKDPEEGGDLVGGSSLPEGGQSCVDGLQGLEIGDKGGKIKKKEEEESEKPTLVEGFV
- the LOC107015496 gene encoding sulfite exporter TauE/SafE family protein 3-like isoform X1, whose translation is MKGRVKNAIKELKQADFKRFEKAKVYLQLLCDLRKSEKVGTQKLMAKTGFKLEGLRKFTVAVSGLVFLALAIVVSGEQVPYETTLSNNGTTHSYESSYLFDLFNILWRKSEIHYHHVWPELEFGWRLIVGSVIGFFGAAFGSVGGVGGGGIFVPMLTLIIGFDPKTSTAISKCMITGAACATVYYCLKLRHPSLDLPIIDYDLALLFQPMLLLGISVGVVLNVLFAEWMVTILLIILFLAASTKAFFKGVETWRKETIIKKEAARRLTSNDAGVEEVAYKLIPGGPKNDSTFSNEVYKAKEVSIFDNMYWKDTARLIAVWIIILFLHVSKNYAPTCSTTYWTLSLLQLPIAVGASAYEAVCLYKGSRVILSSGEALISWKVHQLILYCCCGILAGIVGGLLGLGGGFILGPLFLELGIPPQVSSATAAFVMIFSSSMSVIQYYLLGRFPVPYALYFIAVASIAALVGQHVVRRIISIVGRASVIIFILALTIFVSAISLGGFGIADTIRKIEEGQQMGFDNICAYNP
- the LOC107015496 gene encoding sulfite exporter TauE/SafE family protein 3-like isoform X2 produces the protein MAKTGFKLEGLRKFTVAVSGLVFLALAIVVSGEQVPYETTLSNNGTTHSYESSYLFDLFNILWRKSEIHYHHVWPELEFGWRLIVGSVIGFFGAAFGSVGGVGGGGIFVPMLTLIIGFDPKTSTAISKCMITGAACATVYYCLKLRHPSLDLPIIDYDLALLFQPMLLLGISVGVVLNVLFAEWMVTILLIILFLAASTKAFFKGVETWRKETIIKKEAARRLTSNDAGVEEVAYKLIPGGPKNDSTFSNEVYKAKEVSIFDNMYWKDTARLIAVWIIILFLHVSKNYAPTCSTTYWTLSLLQLPIAVGASAYEAVCLYKGSRVILSSGEALISWKVHQLILYCCCGILAGIVGGLLGLGGGFILGPLFLELGIPPQVSSATAAFVMIFSSSMSVIQYYLLGRFPVPYALYFIAVASIAALVGQHVVRRIISIVGRASVIIFILALTIFVSAISLGGFGIADTIRKIEEGQQMGFDNICAYNP